The Apium graveolens cultivar Ventura chromosome 11, ASM990537v1, whole genome shotgun sequence genome has a window encoding:
- the LOC141695312 gene encoding uncharacterized protein LOC141695312, with protein sequence MWEENEKFTVKSCYRQIQGEQMCYDRRFWKLLWGIKLSGKMLNFIWRACSNVLPTTALVVKKIDVIKSCSWCHRYNEDVVHVLFTCCFAKELWNLVGLQRMVPVVEGNTMLQILKQAFQCSTKEQCAQIGLLCWSLWIRRNTWVWDRKAMSSSGVNAIAMSLFQDWRKAQEKGNECQSRGQMQQWCKPPPGWIKINIDTSCPVDYDFIRAGCVVQNEKGEFIHARACDIGGRMQSKESEVRSLKEALLWVRQWRTTKCIFEMDAKSVVDVIHGLMAFQ encoded by the coding sequence ATGTGGGAGGAGAATGAAAAATTTACGGTGAAAAGTTGCTACAGACAGATTCAAGGAGAACAAATGTGTTATGACAGAAGATTTTGGAAGCTGTTATGGGGAATCAAATTGTCAGGTAAAATGTTGAACTTTATATGGCGTGCATGCTCAAACGTATTACCTACAACAGCTTTGGTTGTTAAGAAAATCGATGTCATAAAATCGTGTTCTTGGTGCCATCGATATAATGAAGATGTTGTTCATGTCTTGTTTACATGCTGTTTTGCAAAAGAATTATGGAATTTGGTAGGACTACAAAGAATGGTGCCAGTTGTTGAGGGAAACACTATGTTACAGATTTTAAAACAAGCTTTTCAGTGTAGTACTAAAGAACAGTGTGCTCAAATTGGACTGTTGTGTTGGAGCTTGTGGATACGTCGTAATACCTGGGTATGGGACAGAAAAGCTATGTCATCCTCCGGAGTTAATGCAATAGCGATGAGCTTGTTTCAGGATTGGAGAAAAGCACAGGAGAAAGGAAATGAGTGCCAAAGTCGAGGGCAGATGCAGCAGTGGTGCAAACCACCTCCGGGGTGGATTAAAATCAACATTGACACTTCTTGTCCGGTTGATTATGATTTCATAAGAGCTGGATGTGTAGTTCAAAATGAGAAGGGTGAGTTTATTCATGCACGAGCTTGCGATATTGGGGGACGCATGCAATCGAAAGAGAGCGAAGTTAGAAGTCTCAAGGAAGCACTATTGTGGGTCAGACAATGGAGAACTACGAAGTGTATCTTCGAGATGGATGCTAAGTCAGTGGTTGATGTTATCCATGGGTTAATGGCGTTTCAATAA